One Herpetosiphonaceae bacterium genomic region harbors:
- a CDS encoding type II toxin-antitoxin system VapC family toxin: protein MTSLVVDSSVVIKWFDAEPYATEAERILLAYEQGTLTLLAPDLLLAEVGNIIWKKHTLLQRWSATESQEALANFQALSFTLISTSTLLDDAFHLAVTQQRTVYDSLYLALSPRERCPFVTADERFVNAVHSTFPQVVWIANWP, encoded by the coding sequence ATGACGTCTCTTGTCGTTGATAGCAGTGTCGTCATTAAGTGGTTCGATGCTGAGCCATATGCGACGGAAGCCGAGCGTATTCTCCTGGCTTACGAGCAGGGAACGCTGACGCTCCTTGCACCGGATCTGCTTCTTGCCGAAGTTGGCAACATTATCTGGAAAAAACACACCTTACTCCAGCGATGGTCCGCCACCGAATCCCAGGAAGCCCTGGCTAACTTTCAAGCCCTGTCGTTCACGCTCATCTCGACATCAACGCTGCTGGATGATGCCTTCCACCTTGCGGTGACGCAGCAACGCACAGTGTATGATTCGCTCTACCTGGCCCTCAGCCCCCGCGAGCGGTGTCCATTCGTCACAGCGGACGAACGTTTTGTCAATGCGGTGCATTCCACATTCCCGCAGGTTGTTTGGATCGCGAACTGGCCTTAA
- a CDS encoding ABC-F family ATP-binding cassette domain-containing protein produces the protein MQLLSAEGLSKQYDDRVLFEGVGFGVEQGDRIGLIGVNGSGKSTLLKIVAGAEQPDRGQVTYRSGTRVAYLAQQPDMDDSLTVRDYMFAGEGERRHLLRDYDAVVARLRAAPDDPTALHQLSEISAQLDAMNAWDAYNEVEAILSRLGVSDMDQRLGTLSGGQRRRVALAHALIEPADLLILDEPTNHLDADTVDWLETVLARMSSALLLITHDRYVLDRLVRHTWELERGTLYQYEGGYSVFLQQKLERAAQRAADQERQTSIMRRELAWLRQGPQGRGTKQKARIERIKAMQAAPEDEAERSLDITLGTQRLGTRVLECQHVTKGYDGQTLFRDLTLEVGRGERLGIVGPNGSGKSTLLNLLTGRDQPDAGEIVRGETVHLAYYDQESQALDDTMRVIDYVTEAAALVRTSDGQIVSAADMLERFLFPPRMHYALIGTLSGGERRRLYLLRTLMFAPNVLLLDEPSNDLDVQTLAALESYLDSFTGTLLIASHDRYLLDRTVDHLLVFEGSGIVRTFPGSYSAYAADRRERPAQQPKPAERTPPRKPAREPRPRTLSFKERKELAALEERIAALEAQQAELNAQLSSGATPYDEMQRMAEALSAANTELEQAFERWAELAAIAESTG, from the coding sequence ATGCAACTGCTTTCGGCTGAGGGACTCAGCAAACAATATGATGACCGGGTGTTGTTCGAGGGTGTCGGGTTTGGCGTCGAGCAGGGCGACCGGATTGGGCTGATCGGGGTCAACGGCAGCGGCAAAAGCACGCTGCTCAAGATCGTCGCGGGCGCGGAGCAGCCCGATCGCGGGCAGGTCACGTATCGCAGCGGCACGCGCGTGGCCTATCTGGCGCAGCAGCCCGACATGGACGATAGCCTGACCGTCCGCGACTATATGTTTGCGGGCGAGGGCGAGCGCCGCCATCTGCTGCGCGACTACGACGCGGTGGTCGCTCGGCTGCGCGCCGCGCCCGACGATCCCACCGCGCTGCACCAGCTTAGCGAGATCAGCGCGCAGCTCGACGCGATGAACGCCTGGGATGCCTACAACGAGGTTGAGGCGATTCTGTCCCGGCTGGGTGTAAGCGATATGGACCAGCGGCTCGGCACGCTTTCGGGCGGTCAGCGACGACGGGTAGCGCTGGCACATGCGCTGATCGAGCCGGCGGACCTGCTGATCCTGGACGAGCCGACCAACCATCTGGACGCCGATACGGTCGACTGGCTGGAAACGGTGCTCGCGCGCATGTCGTCGGCGCTGCTGCTGATCACCCACGATCGCTATGTGCTCGACCGGCTGGTCAGGCATACCTGGGAGCTGGAGCGCGGCACGCTCTACCAGTACGAGGGCGGCTACAGCGTCTTTTTGCAGCAAAAGCTGGAGCGCGCCGCGCAGCGCGCCGCCGATCAGGAGCGTCAGACCAGCATCATGCGCCGCGAGCTGGCCTGGCTCCGCCAGGGGCCGCAGGGACGCGGCACCAAGCAGAAGGCGCGCATCGAGCGGATCAAAGCGATGCAGGCAGCTCCGGAGGACGAGGCGGAGCGTAGCCTGGACATCACGCTCGGCACGCAACGCCTGGGCACGCGCGTGCTGGAATGCCAGCACGTGACCAAAGGCTACGACGGGCAGACGCTCTTCCGTGATCTCACGCTTGAGGTTGGGCGCGGCGAGCGCCTGGGCATCGTCGGGCCGAACGGCAGCGGCAAGTCCACGCTGCTCAACCTGCTGACCGGACGCGACCAGCCCGACGCGGGCGAGATCGTGCGCGGCGAGACGGTTCATCTGGCATACTACGATCAAGAAAGCCAGGCGCTCGACGATACCATGCGTGTGATCGATTATGTCACCGAGGCGGCGGCGCTCGTGCGCACCAGCGACGGCCAGATCGTCTCGGCGGCGGATATGCTGGAGCGCTTTTTGTTCCCGCCGCGCATGCACTACGCGCTGATCGGGACACTTTCGGGCGGCGAGCGGCGGCGGCTCTACCTGCTGCGCACGCTCATGTTCGCTCCCAACGTGCTGCTGCTGGACGAGCCCAGCAACGATCTCGATGTGCAAACGCTGGCCGCGCTGGAAAGCTATCTCGACAGCTTCACCGGCACGCTGCTGATCGCCTCGCACGATCGCTATCTACTGGATCGCACCGTCGATCATCTGCTGGTCTTCGAGGGCAGTGGCATCGTTCGCACCTTTCCGGGCAGCTACTCAGCCTACGCCGCCGACCGACGCGAGCGACCGGCGCAGCAGCCGAAGCCAGCGGAGCGCACGCCGCCGCGCAAACCAGCGCGCGAGCCGCGTCCACGTACGCTGTCGTTCAAGGAGCGCAAGGAGCTTGCGGCCCTGGAAGAGCGCATCGCCGCGCTAGAGGCGCAGCAGGCCGAGCTTAACGCCCAGCTCAGCAGCGGCGCTACGCCCTACGACGAAATGCAGCGGATGGCGGAGGCGCTCAGCGCCGCCAACACCGAGCTTGAGCAGGCGTTCGAGCGCTGGGCCGAGCTGGCCGCGATTGCCGAGAGTACGGGGTGA